Proteins from a genomic interval of Bombus affinis isolate iyBomAffi1 chromosome 16, iyBomAffi1.2, whole genome shotgun sequence:
- the LOC126925953 gene encoding adenomatous polyposis coli protein-like isoform X1 translates to MERNTGQRYEDEITEQPVDYSKKYSERKTENSSRSDRSCKKEFGERDSKVDLFGDYAETDLDQPTDYSLRYAEDDTDDDEKQSPEYFPGSVQEDTVKTYCTEGTPYETPFNFSTATSMSDLRLENAKESVDSQKKHSKKNVELSRKEDLNYEHPMTINCNEDRSLLVEKELESSKTSETCKPNCLSNEKLINYYQAGTSDGFSRANSLSSLGSAITQRNNVNGIISKEPSTDSSDKADNVSERADRTAASTNINILRIPDETDSSTEGKNSSRVVDKEGKMVTFSRQDYYAEQTPLMFSCCSSLGSLSGFEQHSIHDDRSSIISDFSRRTSGVVSPSELPDSPTQTIPPSPRNHKNQCTDFISKIPEEAVRQPVRHLSYSKCHALRTSVFEDDIATFKEESTPIEFSTATSLSSLTIDDEMKIPNISKPQNELKEPSNELDKDIKENSLEEKVSNVEAEKDQEQVSDGDEDNEDMLAACISMGIQNNRYRQSFKTSTVQKPIQAESSNMLVRCQRTPVLNRLEPSVPVAVTSADATVTASKPSKSAIEVVAAPDTVHVYCTEDTPADISPVGSQSNLSALSMPSVQEDVERIEEAKSSGEVECHRNDLSDESSNLSGEDEKILDECIQSGISKVRQITPPPTSCIPFVQKTEVLTQRFNICGTPSSSPVESANKNPALRKSMCHTTLDHENDPFGDSPNHSDDEAILSECIRAAMPKVKLNISTLIGQALPQTAEKSKVTASRKPSSSSTSYRQPGYIEDNKHQSKKSAPFEDNLGLSEEEEDIMLAQCIKSGMPKALNVSSNSSLVSVKKQPEYSKTRNISSTSYYYVNKPYLFGNTVVQTQPSHKPIENDLSLHRGTSCTFHSTKVQENRRHIVKNGGINTYERTNRMPLCARKFSQSEHENNNTNENILSTSRSEIPNCRSPILNGENDDDELRKTTTKSNVVPSRHSSVSSLSGESSLGSIEDWAFLELCISSGMPKNKYRLKGMKNTEGNVNEDSCSICSYNSYVCKT, encoded by the exons ATGGAAAGGAATACGGGACAAAGATACGAGGATGAAATAACTGAGCAACCAGTAGATTATAGCAAAAAGTACAGTGAAAGGAAAACGGAGAATTCCTCTCGAAGTGATCGATCTTGTAAGAAAGAATTCGGGGAACGTGACTCCAAAGTCGATTTATTTGGAGATTATGCTGAAACCGATCTTGATCAGCCAACAGATTATAGTTTACGATACGCAGAGGATGACACTGATGACGATGAGAAACAGAGTCCTGAATATTTTCCTGGAAGCGTTCAGGAGGATACTGTAAAGACTTATTGTACAGAAGGAACTCCATATGAAACACCTTTCAATTTTTCTACTGCGACTTCTATGTCCGATTTACGTTTGGAGAATGCAAAAGAATCTGTTGATTCCCAGAAGAAACACAGCAAAAAGAATGTTGAACTTAGTCGCAAGGAAGATTTGAATTATGAGCATCCAATGACAATTAATTGCAATGAAGACCGTTCACTTCTTGTTGAGAAAGAATTAGAATCTTCTAAAACTTCCGAGACATGTAAACCTAACTGTCTTTCTAatgaaaagttaattaattattatcaagCAGGAACATCTGATGGTTTTTCTCGTGCTAATTCTCTCAGCTCTCTTGGTAGTGCGATAACACAAAGGAATAATGTTAATGGAATTATTTCCAAAGAACCTTCCACAGATTCTTCTGACAAAGCTGATAATGTGTCAGAGAGAGCAGACCGTACTGCAGCTAGCACTAACATCAACATATTACGTATTCCTGATGAAACTGATAGTTCTACAGAAGGAAAAAATAGTTCCAGAGTTGTAGACAAAGAAG GCAAAATGGTTACATTCAGTAGACAAGACTACTATGCAGAACAAACTCCTTTAATGTTTTCATGTTGTAGTTCTCTAGGTTCATTGAGTGGATTTGAACAGCATTCTATACATGATGATCGTAGCTCCATTATCAGTGATTTCAG TCGCAGGACCAGTGGTGTTGTGTCTCCAAGTGAATTACCAGATTCACCAACACAAACTATCCCTCCAAGTCCTCGTAATCATAAAAATCAGTGTACAGATTTTATAAGCAAAATACCAGAAGAAGCAGTAAGACAACCTGTTCGACATTTAT CATATTCAAAGTGTCATGCTCTGAGAACCAGTGTCTTCGAGGATGACATTGCCACATTTAAGGAGGAATCAACACCCATTGAATTTTCCACAGCTACTAGTCTCAGTTCTTTAACCATCGACGATGAAATGAAAATTCCCAATATATCTAAACCTCAAAATGAACTGAAAGAACCATCTAATGAGCTGGATAAAGATATTAAAGaaaattctttggaagaaaaagTTAGTAACGTAGAAGCTGAGAAGGATCAGGAACAAGTGAGTGATGGTGATGAAGATAATGAAGACATGTTGGCTGCATGTATCAGCATGGGAATACAAAATAATAG ATATAGACAATCTTTCAAAACGTCTACTGTCCAGAAACCCATACAAGCAGAGTCATCAAACATGTTGGTACGTTGCCAGAGAACACCAGTTTTAAACAGACTGGAACCTTCAGTTCCTGTTGCTGTCACTTCCGCGGATGCTACAGTGACAGCTTCAAAACCTAGCAAGTCCGCAATAGAAGTTGTTGCTGCTCCAGATACCGTACATGTGTATTGTACAGAAGATACACCTGCTGATATTTCACCAGTGGGCTCACAATCGAATCTTTCTGCCTTGTCTATGCCGAGCGTACAGGAAGATGTAGAAAGGATCGAAGAAGCTAAATCTTCGGGCGAAGTCGAGTGCCATAGAAACGATCTGTCGGATGAAAGTTCTAATCTCTCTGGTGAAGATGAGAAAATTCTTGATGAGTGCATTCAGTCAGGAATATCGAAA gttagacaAATAACTCCGCCACCAACGAGTTGCATTCCCTTTGTACAGAAAACAGAAGTGCTAACACAGAGATTCAATATATGTGGAACACCATCATCGTCCCCTGTAGAAAGTGCCAACAAGAACCCTGCTCTTCGAAAATCCATGTGTCATACAACATTGGATCACGAAAATGATCCTTTTGGCGACAGCCCTAATCATTCGGACGATGAAGCCATTCTCAGTGAATGTATAAGAGCGGCCATGCCTAAG gttaaattgaatatttcaacACTTATAGGACAAGCATTGCCGCAAACCGCGGAGAAATCGAAGGTGACGGCTTCAAGAAAACCATCGTCATCGTCTACGTCGTACCGTCAGCCAGGGTATATTGAGGATAATAAACATCAGTCGAAGAAGTCTGCACCATTCGAGGATAATTTAGGCCTctcagaggaagaggaagacatCATGCTGGCGCAATGTATTAAATCTGGTATGCCAAAG GCGTTGAATGTTTCATCAAATTCGTCCTTAGTGTCCGTAAAGAAGCAACCAGAATACTCAAAAACGAGAAATATTTCCAGTACTTCATATTATTATGTGAATAAACCCTATCTGTTCGGAAACACGGTGGTGCAGACCCAACCATCACATAAACCCATAGAGAATGATCTTTCTCTGCACAGAGGAACTTCTTGCACCTTCCATTCTACGAAGGTTCAGGAAAATAGGAGACATATTGTTAAAAATGGTGGAATTAATACATATGAAAGAACAAACCGTATGCCATTGTGCGCCAGGAAGTTTTCTCAGTCAGAGCACGAAAATAACAACACGAACGAAAACATTCTAAGCACTTCACGTTCCGAAATTCCTAATTGTAGGTCCCCAATTTTAAATGGTGAAAATGATGACGATGAATTACGTAAGACTACAACGAAGTCGAATGTAGTACCTTCAAGGCATAGTTCTGTGAGTTCTCTTAGTGGAGAAAGTTCTCTTGGATCCATTGAGGACTGGGCTTTCCTGGAATTGTGCATTAGTTCTGGGATGCCGAAGAACAAGTATCGTCTGAAGGGAATGAAAAACACAGAGGGGAATGTCAACGAAGACAGTTGTTCGATATGTAGTTATAATTCGTACGTTTGTAAAACCTAA
- the LOC126925953 gene encoding adenomatous polyposis coli protein-like isoform X2, giving the protein MERNTGQRYEDEITEQPVDYSKKYSERKTENSSRSDRSCKKEFGERDSKVDLFGDYAETDLDQPTDYSLRYAEDDTDDDEKQSPEYFPGSVQEDTVKTYCTEGTPYETPFNFSTATSMSDLRLENAKESVDSQKKHSKKNVELSRKEDLNYEHPMTINCNEDRSLLVEKELESSKTSETCKPNCLSNEKLINYYQAGTSDGFSRANSLSSLGSAITQRNNVNGIISKEPSTDSSDKADNVSERADRTAASTNINILRIPDETDSSTEGKNSSRVVDKEGKMVTFSRQDYYAEQTPLMFSCCSSLGSLSGFEQHSIHDDRSSIISDFSRRTSGVVSPSELPDSPTQTIPPSPRNHKNQCTDFISKIPEEAVRQPVRHLSYSKCHALRTSVFEDDIATFKEESTPIEFSTATSLSSLTIDDEMKIPNISKPQNELKEPSNELDKDIKENSLEEKVSNVEAEKDQEQVSDGDEDNEDMLAACISMGIQNNRYRQSFKTSTVQKPIQAESSNMLVRCQRTPVLNRLEPSVPVAVTSADATVTASKPSKSAIEVVAAPDTVHVYCTEDTPADISPVGSQSNLSALSMPSVQEDVERIEEAKSSGEVECHRNDLSDESSNLSGEDEKILDECIQSGISKVRQITPPPTSCIPFVQKTEVLTQRFNICGTPSSSPVESANKNPALRKSMCHTTLDHENDPFGDSPNHSDDEAILSECIRAAMPKDKHCRKPRRNRR; this is encoded by the exons ATGGAAAGGAATACGGGACAAAGATACGAGGATGAAATAACTGAGCAACCAGTAGATTATAGCAAAAAGTACAGTGAAAGGAAAACGGAGAATTCCTCTCGAAGTGATCGATCTTGTAAGAAAGAATTCGGGGAACGTGACTCCAAAGTCGATTTATTTGGAGATTATGCTGAAACCGATCTTGATCAGCCAACAGATTATAGTTTACGATACGCAGAGGATGACACTGATGACGATGAGAAACAGAGTCCTGAATATTTTCCTGGAAGCGTTCAGGAGGATACTGTAAAGACTTATTGTACAGAAGGAACTCCATATGAAACACCTTTCAATTTTTCTACTGCGACTTCTATGTCCGATTTACGTTTGGAGAATGCAAAAGAATCTGTTGATTCCCAGAAGAAACACAGCAAAAAGAATGTTGAACTTAGTCGCAAGGAAGATTTGAATTATGAGCATCCAATGACAATTAATTGCAATGAAGACCGTTCACTTCTTGTTGAGAAAGAATTAGAATCTTCTAAAACTTCCGAGACATGTAAACCTAACTGTCTTTCTAatgaaaagttaattaattattatcaagCAGGAACATCTGATGGTTTTTCTCGTGCTAATTCTCTCAGCTCTCTTGGTAGTGCGATAACACAAAGGAATAATGTTAATGGAATTATTTCCAAAGAACCTTCCACAGATTCTTCTGACAAAGCTGATAATGTGTCAGAGAGAGCAGACCGTACTGCAGCTAGCACTAACATCAACATATTACGTATTCCTGATGAAACTGATAGTTCTACAGAAGGAAAAAATAGTTCCAGAGTTGTAGACAAAGAAG GCAAAATGGTTACATTCAGTAGACAAGACTACTATGCAGAACAAACTCCTTTAATGTTTTCATGTTGTAGTTCTCTAGGTTCATTGAGTGGATTTGAACAGCATTCTATACATGATGATCGTAGCTCCATTATCAGTGATTTCAG TCGCAGGACCAGTGGTGTTGTGTCTCCAAGTGAATTACCAGATTCACCAACACAAACTATCCCTCCAAGTCCTCGTAATCATAAAAATCAGTGTACAGATTTTATAAGCAAAATACCAGAAGAAGCAGTAAGACAACCTGTTCGACATTTAT CATATTCAAAGTGTCATGCTCTGAGAACCAGTGTCTTCGAGGATGACATTGCCACATTTAAGGAGGAATCAACACCCATTGAATTTTCCACAGCTACTAGTCTCAGTTCTTTAACCATCGACGATGAAATGAAAATTCCCAATATATCTAAACCTCAAAATGAACTGAAAGAACCATCTAATGAGCTGGATAAAGATATTAAAGaaaattctttggaagaaaaagTTAGTAACGTAGAAGCTGAGAAGGATCAGGAACAAGTGAGTGATGGTGATGAAGATAATGAAGACATGTTGGCTGCATGTATCAGCATGGGAATACAAAATAATAG ATATAGACAATCTTTCAAAACGTCTACTGTCCAGAAACCCATACAAGCAGAGTCATCAAACATGTTGGTACGTTGCCAGAGAACACCAGTTTTAAACAGACTGGAACCTTCAGTTCCTGTTGCTGTCACTTCCGCGGATGCTACAGTGACAGCTTCAAAACCTAGCAAGTCCGCAATAGAAGTTGTTGCTGCTCCAGATACCGTACATGTGTATTGTACAGAAGATACACCTGCTGATATTTCACCAGTGGGCTCACAATCGAATCTTTCTGCCTTGTCTATGCCGAGCGTACAGGAAGATGTAGAAAGGATCGAAGAAGCTAAATCTTCGGGCGAAGTCGAGTGCCATAGAAACGATCTGTCGGATGAAAGTTCTAATCTCTCTGGTGAAGATGAGAAAATTCTTGATGAGTGCATTCAGTCAGGAATATCGAAA gttagacaAATAACTCCGCCACCAACGAGTTGCATTCCCTTTGTACAGAAAACAGAAGTGCTAACACAGAGATTCAATATATGTGGAACACCATCATCGTCCCCTGTAGAAAGTGCCAACAAGAACCCTGCTCTTCGAAAATCCATGTGTCATACAACATTGGATCACGAAAATGATCCTTTTGGCGACAGCCCTAATCATTCGGACGATGAAGCCATTCTCAGTGAATGTATAAGAGCGGCCATGCCTAAG GACAAGCATTGCCGCAAACCGCGGAGAAATCGAAGGTGA